One Vigna radiata var. radiata cultivar VC1973A unplaced genomic scaffold, Vradiata_ver6 scaffold_922, whole genome shotgun sequence genomic window carries:
- the LOC106780571 gene encoding uncharacterized protein LOC106780571, with protein MATSAATAKQGGFRHGEVFESNLRLGREFSHQTNGGQRSYENIGEDRQHRRLNVGSPGLDGSAPDRAVVASLASDPNVWNVVMENPAVCRFFQSQTSLNLYDHVNTESGRIYSYELDVNENFVAVSDSGVVETTEKVGKLSTFSTEGDETLEKMEATVESDSGSMFLDFMGFLQNLKLTVTELVSSVSSFLQNIFPSPDSSKEAIGPDSAYGKLGERIPIPYGGG; from the exons ATGGCTACTTCTGCCGCCACCGCCAAACAAGGAGGGTTCAGGCATGGAGAGGTCTTCGAGTCCAACCTCCGTCTTGGTCGG GAGTTTTCTCATCAAACAAATGGGGGGCAGAGGAGCTATGAGAACATCGGCGAAGATCGCCAGCATCGGCGTCTCAATGTCGGGTCTCCGGGGCTCGACGGCAGCGCTCCTGACAGA GCTGTTGTGGCTTCACTTGCTTCTGATCCAAATGTATGGAATGTAGTCATGGAAAATCCTGCTGTCTGTAGGTTCTTCCAATCACAG acaagtttaaatttatatgatCATGTGAATACTGAAAGTGGTAGGATCTATTCTTATGAGCTGGATGTTAATGAAAACTTTGTTGCAGTGTCTGATTCTGGAGTAGTGGAAACTACTGAGAAAGTGGGAAAGTTATCAACTTTTTCTACTGAAGGAGATGAAACACTTGAAAAGATGGAAGCCACGGTCGAGTCTGACTCGGGAAGCATGTTTTTGGATTTCATGGGTTTTCTGCAGAACTTAAAGCTTACTGTTACTGAATTGGTAAGTAGTGTGTCTAGTTTCCTTCAGAACATATTCCCGTCACCTGATTCTTCTAAGGAGGCCATTGGGCCTGATTCTGCGTATGGGAAGCTGGGTGAAAGAATCCCAATCCCTTACGGTGGAGGGTGA